The following proteins are co-located in the Micromonospora coriariae genome:
- a CDS encoding 5-oxoprolinase subunit B family protein gives MRIRPAGAHALLLDCSAPADVAQVALVDAWRAELWRRRERGELTAVEIVPAASTVLLDGLPDPTATAQLLSRWAPTVSAAVNDAEGAAERMRERESGEVVVPVVFDGPDLPAVAEHWGTDLPAVLRRLTGTPFRVAFCGFAPGFPYLTGLPAELALPRLATPRPRVPAGSVALAGPYAGIYPSASPGGWLLVGRTELVLFDVHADPPARLGPGTRVRMAAA, from the coding sequence ATGCGGATCCGACCCGCCGGGGCGCACGCCCTGCTGCTCGACTGCTCCGCGCCCGCCGACGTGGCCCAGGTCGCCCTCGTCGACGCGTGGCGGGCCGAGCTGTGGCGCCGCCGCGAGCGGGGCGAGCTGACCGCCGTCGAGATCGTGCCGGCCGCCAGCACCGTCCTGCTCGACGGCCTGCCCGACCCGACCGCCACGGCCCAACTGCTGTCCCGTTGGGCACCAACGGTCTCCGCCGCCGTCAACGACGCCGAAGGCGCGGCGGAACGGATGCGCGAGCGGGAATCTGGCGAGGTCGTCGTCCCGGTCGTCTTTGACGGGCCCGACCTGCCGGCGGTCGCCGAGCACTGGGGGACCGACCTGCCGGCCGTACTGCGCCGGTTGACCGGCACCCCGTTCCGGGTCGCCTTCTGCGGCTTCGCCCCCGGGTTCCCCTACCTGACCGGGCTGCCCGCCGAGTTGGCGCTGCCCCGGCTGGCCACCCCCCGCCCCCGCGTGCCGGCCGGCTCGGTCGCCCTGGCCGGCCCGTACGCCGGCATCTACCCGAGCGCGTCCCCCGGCGGCTGGCTGCTGGTCGGTCGAACCGAGCTGGTCCTCTTCGACGTCCACGCCGACCCGCCCGCCCGGCTGGGCCCAGGCACGCGGGTCCGGATGGCGGCGGCGTGA